A region of the Mytilus trossulus isolate FHL-02 chromosome 11, PNRI_Mtr1.1.1.hap1, whole genome shotgun sequence genome:
aaaattattttggaAATAAGATAGTTTAATAGTTTTACAAATGAAAAGGGGTTTGCCTGCCATTTGTTAAATGTGCAGTGGCAGATATTTCATGACACCATTTGATTGAAGCAGAATTGAAACTTTGCCTATTATTGTGCAAGTGacagttttttgaaaaaaaagtttaaaaaatcacCACAAACTTTATACCATGTGTAACATGTAATCTTAGTTATTTTGACACTGAAAAAGCCAGATATTATCAGTTTATACATTTGGCActtgttaaaaattaataaaacaaattttgggtAAATGTCAATGAGACCATGATTAAATGacctttaaaaaacataaaacacctTACTgagtattttgaataaaagcaATGTGTATTAACATTAAGAACATATTATAttctatatttgtattttactaaaaattgtgtttttctttctttcagtCTCTTCTTACCACATTTGCCAAAGGTGATGCTTATGCTAATTTATCACCAGAACTTCGACAAGCTTTTGACAAGTGGTATGCAGAGCAGATTCGTAGCGTCAAGCCAGAGGAGAGTAGAAATACACACGAGACATCTCCAGAAAAACAGGTGGAGACCATTCAACACACGGAGTCTACATCTGTCTCATCTACTATGCCATCTGCCATTACTTCTTCACCTCACTTTCACTGTAAAACAAGAATGAGAACTTCATTCGACCCAGAACATGAGATTCCAAGACTTCAGAGATGGTTTCAGGACAATCAGCATCCCACACGAGAACAGATGATTCATTACTTAGACGAGTTAAACTCACTCGACGCTAGAAAAGGTAGAAGGCCGTTAGACTtgacaaatattatttattggTTTAAAAATGCAAGAGCTGCCCATAGGAGAGCTTCTAGACAATTTGACGGAGATGGTTCATTTGATTTGGAGGATGGCCAGGGAACTAGTCCAACTGGTGACCAAAACTTACCTTATCTTCCTAATAAGAATGCAGTGTACATGCTGCCTTACCCGATTCATGGCCACCATTTCCCTACAACTGAGGATTCTCGTCTCCCTTCTGAAACTGCCAAAGGtcaacaaaacatatcaaacgaagaTTCTCGGGAACCCTTTGATTTATCACAATCTCGTACTTCTAGTCAAAGCAAATCTCCTGTGGAAATAAAGAGAGAAGTTACCTCCCCTTTAATCAAAGAAACAGGGAGTGTCCAACTGAAACAGGAAGCAGACGACACTGAAAACAACAACAAGAGCAGTCCTGCAGTGAATGGTTGTAATAAATCTGATGTATCTAGTCCAAGagaaacaaataattatgatggCAATAGTAAGATGAATTCTGATTCAGAAATGGATGATTCTGAGTTTGAAGATGATAAATCTAATGTTGGGTCAGATTCTAGTCATGAAGCTGCCAATCTGTCAATCAAAAATATGGAGAATCAGGGTTTCCTTAGCAACGGACTTGCACATTTGCCAAAAACATCAGCAGGGCTTCATCAACCATTGCACATTCCGCATTTCCCACACCCATTAGCTATGCACTATTTTCCAATGAATACTCATTTTATGGCACAGCAAGCTGCAAGGTacaatcaacaacaacaacaacagcaaCAGACGTCACAGATGTCAAGGTCAAACTCATCAAGCAATACTCATCGCAAGAGACGCA
Encoded here:
- the LOC134691012 gene encoding uncharacterized protein LOC134691012 isoform X1, coding for MDFHAAMETFAEAWVAANVHTAVNTDPGQINKQSQNMEDQTTNVTKDHPKVIANHQQPPTSQPTSPTAGAKSLPIHCVVEQTSGPVSFDDDGSSHYTVELDSYAILPCTTLFSELVRAALVKLGYNSTESMNAKGAIQIKNWRPLTFEAISNNSKSTVEDILGELTQVAKLRIRLCSKAKISSVDEVKGRLLQLLLNQSQGLLMNSGCPIEKSLLTTFAKGDAYANLSPELRQAFDKWYAEQIRSVKPEESRNTHETSPEKQVETIQHTESTSVSSTMPSAITSSPHFHCKTRMRTSFDPEHEIPRLQRWFQDNQHPTREQMIHYLDELNSLDARKGRRPLDLTNIIYWFKNARAAHRRASRQFDGDGSFDLEDGQGTSPTGDQNLPYLPNKNAVYMLPYPIHGHHFPTTEDSRLPSETAKGQQNISNEDSREPFDLSQSRTSSQSKSPVEIKREVTSPLIKETGSVQLKQEADDTENNNKSSPAVNGCNKSDVSSPRETNNYDGNSKMNSDSEMDDSEFEDDKSNVGSDSSHEAANLSIKNMENQGFLSNGLAHLPKTSAGLHQPLHIPHFPHPLAMHYFPMNTHFMAQQAARYNQQQQQQQQTSQMSRSNSSSNTHRKRRTRVFIDPMSEIPILEKWFAEDTHPSSYMIDKYTDELNRSEYRQKFPRLEPKNIQLWFKNHRAKVKRMRLSQDYDHMDQVMLDSDDQSDIIKREIHS
- the LOC134691012 gene encoding homeobox protein dve-1-like isoform X2; this encodes MEDQTTNVTKDHPKVIANHQQPPTSQPTSPTAGAKSLPIHCVVEQTSGPVSFDDDGSSHYTVELDSYAILPCTTLFSELVRAALVKLGYNSTESMNAKGAIQIKNWRPLTFEAISNNSKSTVEDILGELTQVAKLRIRLCSKAKISSVDEVKGRLLQLLLNQSQGLLMNSGCPIEKSLLTTFAKGDAYANLSPELRQAFDKWYAEQIRSVKPEESRNTHETSPEKQVETIQHTESTSVSSTMPSAITSSPHFHCKTRMRTSFDPEHEIPRLQRWFQDNQHPTREQMIHYLDELNSLDARKGRRPLDLTNIIYWFKNARAAHRRASRQFDGDGSFDLEDGQGTSPTGDQNLPYLPNKNAVYMLPYPIHGHHFPTTEDSRLPSETAKGQQNISNEDSREPFDLSQSRTSSQSKSPVEIKREVTSPLIKETGSVQLKQEADDTENNNKSSPAVNGCNKSDVSSPRETNNYDGNSKMNSDSEMDDSEFEDDKSNVGSDSSHEAANLSIKNMENQGFLSNGLAHLPKTSAGLHQPLHIPHFPHPLAMHYFPMNTHFMAQQAARYNQQQQQQQQTSQMSRSNSSSNTHRKRRTRVFIDPMSEIPILEKWFAEDTHPSSYMIDKYTDELNRSEYRQKFPRLEPKNIQLWFKNHRAKVKRMRLSQDYDHMDQVMLDSDDQSDIIKREIHS